The sequence CCGTCCCGTCGTGTTCAATAACAGAGGTCTTCCCGTGAACCAATCGCGAAGCCTTCACAACCCTCCCACCAAAGGCAGCCCCGATGGCCTGATGGCCGAGGCATACCCCAAAAATGGGGATTTTAGGGCCCAGCTCCCTGATAATATCAATGGATACCCCTGCTTCATAAGGGGTGCACGGCCCAGGAGAGATAATTATCCTTTCGGGAGCCATCTTCCGAACTTCCTCCACCGTGATTTCATCGTTTCGGTAAACCCTGATATCATTCCTGAATTCCCCGATATACTGAACTAGGTTATAGGTAAAGGAATCATAATTATCGATTACTAAAATCACCCTTCTACCTCCTCTGCAAGTTTTACGGCCCTGATGAGGGCTTCGGCCTTTTTCTGAGTCTCTTCGTATTCCCTTTCGGGGATGGAATCCGCGACTATTCCCGCCCCTGCCTGAATATATGCTTTATTGCCCTTCATGACTATGGTGCGTATGATTATGCAGGAATCCATCCCGCCCCTGAAATTAAGGTTTACCACAGCCCCTGCATAGGGGCCCCTTTTATTTGTCTCCAGCTCCTCAATGATTTCCATAGCCCTGATTTTAGGTGCTCCCGACACCGTTCCCGCCGGGAAACAGGCCTTTAATGCATCGAGACAGTTCAAATTCTCCAGCAGTTCACCTTCGACTTCAGAAACCAGGTGTATCACATGGGAAAATCTCTCCACTTCCATAAACCTCTTTACATTTACGGAACCGAACTTCGATACCCTCCCCAGGTCATTCCTGCTCAAATCCACCAGCATCAGGTGCTCCGCCCGTTCCTTCTCATCTGCCAGCAGTTCCTTTTCCATTTCTCTATCCATACCGGGTTCATTGAATCGGGGCCTTGTTCCGGCGATCGGGTTTGTTGTAACCCGGTTACCGTCTACCTTGACCAGCAGTTCCGGAGAGGACCCGATAAGCTTTACTTCCCCGAAATCCATAAAAAACATATAAGGTGAGGGGTTAACCTCCTTTAGGGCTTTAAATATCCTTAAAGGGTCAATCCTTATTTCAGCTTCTAACCTCCTTGATATTACAATCTGGATAGCATCCCCTGCTTCGATATATTCCTTTGCCCTGACGACGGCCTTTTCGAAATCTTCCCTGGCAATGTTTGTTTTGAACTGAATAGGCTGAAAGAATTTGCCTTTATCCTTTCTTTTATCCTGCAGTTTCCCATTCCCGGCCTCACTTTTAAGGGTGGTAATTATACCGTCTATGTTTCTAACAGCCTTTAAATATGCCTCTTTCATGTCATTGCTATCACTTATTCCATCAAGAAGGCAGTTTGATATTACCCTGATAGCCCTTAGGTGATTATCGAATACTATCACATTTCCCGGGAAAATCATCACGGCATCGGGTATATTCAGGTCATCGTGGTTTAAATCAGGAAGCCTTTCTATATGTCTTACGGCATCATAACTGAAAAAACCTATAATCCCCGGGTAATCATCAGGGAGCTCGTTATAACCGACAGGTTTTAATCTTTCCGTTACATCTTTCAGGTCTTCAAAGGGGTCCGAGGTCCCGCCTTTTCCCGATTCACCCCTTATAAAAACTTTAACCGGGTTTATGCAGATGTAAGAAAACCTCCCATTTTTCTCCCCCCTTTCAACCTTTTCAAAGTAACATGAAAATCCAGTTCCCTTAAGCCTTTCATAAACATCCACAGGTGTTTGATAATCCCCGTCATAATCCCTGTATACGGGTATGAGGTTCCCCTGTTCAGCCATTGATAAGAATTCCCGATATGTCGGTTTATGCATGACAATCCCTCCTCTAAAACAAAAAACCTTTCATCCCTCTTAAGGACGAAAGGTTTACTTCCGCGGTGCCACCTATATTGGACTTCTATCTGAGGATAGAGCCCCCCTCTAAGGTACGGGCTGTTGAATCTCATCTAAAACAAAAACCTTTCATCCCATGGGACGAAAGGTTTTTTCGCGGTGCCACCCAAGCTGAATTCCGTTTAATTCCGTTTATATCTAAAACAGAATCCCTCTTTAAAGGTACGGGCTAAGATTCACAACAGCCGATACCCCCTTCCTTTTTACGGTGGAAGTCTCCGGCCTCACCTACTCGGGTATGCCCTTTCGGCTGGCAGCTCCCGGGCCCATTCAGCTATGCCCGTATACACCGGTCTCCCACTGTCACCGGCTCGCTTGGTATCGGTCGGCATACCTACTCTTCCCGTTCAAAGCCTTTAAAACTTTTTATGTTATTGATATAGATTTTAGCATTTTATTTTTGTGATGTCAATTGAAATTTTTGTACGGTATTTACCCATGTACTTGCATTCTATGCCATATTGTTTGGCAGGACAAAGCTTCTTTAATGTTCCATGTTTTTTCTCTTTTTTTCTGCGTTGTTAGTTATGTTTTTCGCGAAATGCTGCATTTATTATTGCAATTTAGTTTTTTTCTAATTTTTCTAATATTATTAAAAAAGTAGATCATCTAAAGTAATTACTCTTATTATTTCTCTTTTACATTTTTAAGTTTCAAATCATTAGTTATAAAAAAATCTGCTTTTTCTACAATTCCCGTTGCTAAATATATTGCATCAGGTGTTTTTAATTTATAATTAGCCCGCAATTCCGCTGCTACTATTGAGACACTTTTATTAACATTTTTTATAGTCAAATTAGGAAATGTAGAAAGAAAAACTCTATACGTATCCACTAATACTTGATTTTTTTCTTGTATAGGCTTTGATAATATTTCTGTATATATTATTGAGGAGGTCACTCCATATGCCTGACCTTTTTGAATCTTTTCAAAAATTGTTTTCGCAGGGGAAAGATATTTTTCATTCTTTTCCATTAAATAAATAAAAAGATTTGCATCCAAAGCAAGGTATTTATTGTTCAATTGTTCTATTATCTGTCCCATTCGTCTCTCATTTCTTCAATATATTTTGTTCCCCCTGCTTCTTTCCACATTTCTTCTCCTAATCCCATTAAAGCCTCAACATAAGATTCGGGACGTTTCATAATTATCAATTCGCCTTTGATTTCATCATATTCCCAAATTAAATCATCACCTAATTTTTCTATTATCAACTTAATTGTATCAATTGGAATTATAATCCTATTAAGTTTTTGTATTTCTGAAATTGATTTAGCCATTTTTACACCACCACTTACGACTCTTTTTCTTATATTTTATCATACTTTCTTTACTATTGAAACAAAAACAATTTTATTGCAGAGCTGAAGAGCGAAAATATTTTTTTAGGAATTTCACCCCATATAGTTTATTTTTTAGACTATGGAGGTAGAAATTCCAGCTTTAGTTCACCCTAGTTTTGCAGTAATTTAATAAACCCAATCCGAAATAAATCCTTGCAACCAGTAAAATTGCAGGGATTTATTTTGTCAAATTTTTAGATATATATAGTTGCCAATTGTTGATAATTATGGTATAATAACTATAAAATGGAGGTGTTGCCATGTATCTTCAAATAGGCACCAGCAACGGCCGTCGTTATCTGGCAATCGTTCAGGGCTATAGGGATCCTGTAACAAAAAAAGTTAGGCACAAAACGGTCAAATCTTTAGGATATCTTGATGAGCTTAAAAAGCAGTATCCCGATCCTATTGCCCATTTTAAGAGTGTTGCCGAGGAAATGAACAAAAAAGCGGCTTTAGAAAAACAGCCCGTCACAATCAGCCTCGATCCGAAAGAAACTTTGAAAGAAAAACAGGTTAACCGCAAAAATATTGGCTACGCTGCTCTTAGTAAAATTTACCATGAACTTGGTCTTAATACTTTTTTTTATAACAAATCAAGGGCATTTAAATCTAAGTTCAACACAAACAATATTATGAAGCTCCTCATTTTCTCCCGCATCCTTGCTCCTGCCTCTAAGAAAAAAACCTATGAGGAGAAAGACCGCTATTTCGAGAATACCGATTTCTCATTAGATGATATTTATCGCTGTCTCTCGCAGGTTGTCACTTTTAAAGATGAACTGCAGTTACATCTGCACCGGCAGATGAAAAATAAGTTTGGCAGAAGCACCGAACTGGTCTATTACGATGTTACAAATTACTACTTTGAGATCGACAGGCAGGACGAGATGAGAAAAAAGGGTGTTTCAAAAGAACATCGCCCGGATCCGATCATACAGATGGGGCTGCTCATGGACACAAAGGGTATTCCTATTAAGTATGACCTTTTTCCGGGCAACACTAATGACTGCGAGACTCTAATGCCGGTTTTGGGCAGAGTGAAAAAAGATTATGAAGTGGGCCGCATTATTATTGTGGCGGACAAGGGGGTCAACACAGCAGATAATATCGCCTTCTGCCTTGCTAAGGGTGATGGGTATATCTATTCGCAGACGGTGCGCGGTGGGAATAAGGAGCTAAAAGATTACGTCCTTAGCGAATCTGGATACCGCCAGATCGGAGACGGTTACAAGGTTAAGTCCAGGATTTATCCACGTGAAATTGCTGTCAGCAATTCAAAAGGAGGTAGAACCAAGGTCCGCATTGACGAAAAGCAGGTCGTGTTTTACAGCGCTGACTATGACCGTAAAGCAAAGGCCGACCGTGAAGGTACCATTATGAAAGCCAGGGACCTGGTAAAAAACCCTTCAAAATACAACAAAGCTACCTCTTACGGAGCAGCTAAATATGTGAAAAACCTTGTTTTCGACCCGAAAACAGGTGAGATCCTGACAACAAAGCAAAGGCCCGTATTCGATGAGGAAAAATTGCGTGAGGAAGAGAAGTTCGACGGTTATTACGCTATCGTCACGAGCGAGTGGAAGATGAGCGATGAAGAGATTATCGAAATCTACCGCGGACTCTGGCGGATCGAAGAGGCGTTTAAAGTAACAAAAAGCGATCTTGAGGCCCGGCCTGTTTATCTTTCTCGCAATGACCACATACAGGCACATTTCCTTATCTGTTTCGTCGCTCTTGTTATTGCCCGCCTGTTGGCGCTGCTCCTCGGAAACAAATACTCTATCACAAGGATTGTGGAAAGCCTGAATAAAGCATCAGGAAGCCGTCTTGAAGAAAACTGGTATGTCTTCGACTATGCCGATGAGATAACAAGTGCAATCACTGAAATACTGGGGGTGGATCTCAGCCGCAAATACCTTAGGTTGGGGGATATAAAAAAAATTTTGGGAGCTACGAAAAAAACTTAAAATCTACAACATTTTTTTGTGTAATTAATAAGCCGCTAAGACCTTAGATAATAAGGGCTTGGCGGCTTTTGTTACCAAACTTAACTGCAAAAGTTAGGTTTTATCATACTTTCTTTACTATTGAAACAAAAACAATTTTATTGCAGAGCTGAAGAGCGAAAATATTTTTTTAGGAATTTCACCCCATATAGTTTATTTTTTAGACTATGGAGGTAGAAATTCCAGCTTTAGTTCACATTCATTATCAAATGAAGTATAAAATATCTCCTGAATTCAGCAGCACAATATAAATACAGGCATGCCAAAAAAGCCGCGCTACCGACCTGGAAAGAACTTTTGTATTTTTTCAGCGATATTTTTTTATGCTACAAACTCCAATTTCCACATAAATTTCTTTTCTCTCGCTTTTTTAATCCGATATCAGCTAATGTTGATACTTCAACCGCTATATTTACCAGGTTCCCCTCATTTAGTTTGATATATACCTTTTCCTCATCTTCCCTCATTTCGCGATGTTGTTTCATGTAAATCTACATAGAAATTTTAAAGATTTTCACTCAAAATGGCCGCTGTAAAACCGGAACGGGTTTTCTTTCACGCTGGATATGGATTACCTTAATCCCTTTGCATTTATTATATCACAATCGGTTTATTATTTTTTCTGTAGCAAGCAGGAATTTTTATAATATAAACTGAATTAGTTCCATACGGCTTTAACCTTCATATTTAACTTCATATTGAGTCTTTTAATTTATGGAAAAAGCAGAAGAATTCTTGAAATTAATAGGAGGTTTTAAATAGGTGCGATGAACTATAAAAGAAATGGTACTAAAACGAGCTCTTTCGGTACACCGGGACGAATAAACCATGACTCCTCTAAATTTTATAATAGTAAGCTGTATCAAGGATTAAGAACTCCTAAGAAAAATGTAAAATGTATTGAAAATCAAATAGACCCTAAAAATTTGAATAAAATCTATTGCAAATCAAGTGAAGTTATGGATGAAATACCCGATTACAGCGTACATCTAATGGTTACTTCGCCCCCCTATAATGTAAAGAAAGAATATGACGAAGATTTATCCCTAGAAGAGTACAGGTCATTACTCAGGAACGTCTTTAAAGAAACGTATAAAAAACTCGTTACCGGAGGAAGGGCATGTATCAATATAGCTAATCTGGGGAGAAAACCATACATACCTCTGCATTCATATATAATCGAAGATATGCTGGACATTGGATTTTTTATGAGAGGGGAAATTATCTGGAATAAGGCATCGAGTGCAAGCCCATCGACCGCGTGGGGGAGCTGGCTGTCAGCAGCTAATCCCGTACTGAGGGATATTCATGAATATATTTTGGTATTCTGCAAAGAGTCATTTTCCAGAAAACGGGGAACTAAGGAAAGTACAATTCAAAAGGAAGAATTCCTGGAATGGACTAAAAGTATTTGGACTTTCCCTGCCGTTTCTGCTAAGTCTGTCGGGCATCCAGCGCCATTCCCCGAAGAACTGCCCCACAGATTAATTCAACTCTATACTTTTAAAGGAGAAGTTGTTCTAGATCCATTTTGCGGCAGCGGAACAACATGCCTCGCAGCCCTTAAAGGTGGGAGGTATTATATCGGATATGATATAAACCCAGATTACGTTGAACTAGCCAATAACCGCATCAATAATTCCTTAAAGCAGTTAAGCCTATTTGATGAAAATTAAGAGGCCCGTCTTTAATTGGATAGAGCGGCAGATTAAAAGGGCAGCTGTTGTTCACATCTTAAAATCATGCTTTTCTCTGCTATTTAGCTGTAAGAATGAGCAGTTTAATAACTGCTCATTCTTACAGTCTATTTTTCTGTCAAAATTTAAGAGATCCAAGCCTACCTTTTAGAGGTCTTTGGAAAACACCTCATTGGCAGCTGCAACCCCTGCACCGGGCCGGATTGAAAAGCCCTGGGCTCTTAAAGCCGACTCAAGGGCAGAAAGCACAAGGAATACGTTATTTTTCGTTGAGGAATGGCCCATCAGGCCAATTCTCCATATCTTGCCTTTAAGGTCTCCCAGGCCGCCTCCTATCTCTATATTAAATCTTTCAAGGAGGTATTTCCTGACCTTTACATCATCCACACCTTCAGGGACCTTCACTGCATTCAGGCTGGGCAGACGGTGCCCCTCCTGGGCAAACATCTCGAGACCCATAGCTTCTATACCCGCTACCAGGGCATTGGAGTTGGTTATGTGCCTTTTGAACCTGTTCTTTAGACCCTCTTCATGGATTATCCTCAGAGACTCTCTCAAGGCATAGATCATGCTGATGGGAGCGGTATGGTGATAGAATCGTTCCTTGCCCCAGTAATTCTGGATCATCGTGAGGTCAAGATACCAGCTCTGCACCTTTGTTTTTCTTGTTCTCAGCACCTCCATAACCCTGTCGCTGAAAGTAACGGGAGAAAGCCCAGGAGGGCAGCTTAAACATTTCTGGGTTCCGCTGTAACATGCATCTATACCCCACTCATCAACCTTAACTTCCACACCTCCCAGGGAGGTTACGGCATCTACCAGGAGCAGGGCATCGTAATTTTTCACTATCCGGGATATTTCCTCTATGGGCTGTTTTACGCCTGTGGAGGTTTCGGCATGGACTATGGCAACCAGCTTGGCTCCTGACCCTTTTAAGGCATCTTCCACACTCTCCGGTTCGATTATTCTGCCCCATTCACCTTCAACGGTTATAACCTGGGCCCCACAGCGTTCTGCAATGTCAGCCATGCGCTGTCCGAAGAGTCCATTTATGCACACAACTGCCTTATCGCCGGGTTCAAGGAGATTTACCAGGGCAGTTTCCATACCTGCACTCCCTGTTCCCGACATGGGGATTGTAAGGGTATTTTTTGTCTGGAATACTTCCCGTAAAAGCTCCATAGTATCGTTCATTATCTCCAGAAAATCGGGGTCCAGGTGGCCCACAAGAGGCGTGGCCATGGCTTTCAATACACGCGGATGGACATTGCTGGGCCCCGGCCCCAACAGCACCCTTTCTCCGGGGTTAAGCTCCCCATAAGTTTTTGTCATTTTCATCCCTCCATTTCCGTAAAAATATCCTATAAAACTCAATGAAACTGCCGGCTGCAGTCTTCATACCTTAATACTGCCGCCAAACTTATATAAGGCCCGCAGTTTCCAAAATCCTTCTTACAGCAGCCTTCCCTTCGTCATCCAGCGGTAATAAGGGGCTTCTGGGAGGCCCGCCGTAATATCCAAGCATATCCATGGCTGCCTTCAACCCTGCGATTCCGTAGGTAGCCGTCACTGCCGTGTTTACAGGAAGCATCCTCCTGTAAATATCCCTGGCTTCAGTATGTCTTCCCGCTTTGAAGAGATTGTATACATCCACACATTCAGCAGGGGCTATATTAGCAAGGGCAAGAACCCCGCCGGCGGCCCCTATGGCCAGCGCAGGGTAAAGGGCTCCTGCTGTTCCCACCAGGACGTTGAACCCTTCTTCGACCCTATTGAGAATCTCCCCTATCTGGGCTACATTTCCGGTGCTGTCTTTTATGCCAACTATGTTCGGGTGTTTGGACAGCTCGGCTACCAGGTCAGGTGCCATATTTACACCGGTATATTTCGGCACATTATAAAGTAAAACAGGTATCTTTGAATTATCGGCAATCATAGAGTAATGATTGAAGAGCACCTTTTTATTCATCTTATCTGAGTAATAGCAGGGGGTAACAACAAGGGCAGCTGCTGCCCCGGCATCGGCAGCGGCATTCGTAAGGGCAATTGTTTCCCTAGTGGATTCACAACCTGTTCCGGCTATTATCTTTTTCCCGCCGGGAACAGTTTTGGCTGCCCTTTCTATAAGCTTCAGCTTTTCTTCTGCCGTCAAAAACACATACTCCCCATTAGAACCGAAGATTACGAAGCCGGCCAGGCCCGTCCTGCTCCACTTTTCTAAGTTCTCCTCGAATCTGTCATAGCTCACCTCCCCCCTCTCATCAAACGGGGTAACCACAGGGGGATATATGCCTGAAAAATCCATCTTATTCCTCCTTTCACAACGCCCATTTGGTTAGGCTTTACACTATGCTTTTTCACATATTATATGTTACATGCCAGCTCATAAAGTGCTTTAGCATAAATCTTAGCATTCAATATCAGGTCATCGATCTCGATATTTTCGTCCTTTTCATGGGCAAGTTCAGGTTTCCCGGGGAATAACGGCCCGAAGGCTACAGCATTTTTAATAGCCCTGGCATAAGTCCCTCCACCGATGGATATAAGTTCAGCCTTCCGGCCAGTAACCTCTTCATAGACCTTTTTAAGCTTTTGGACAAGGAAATTATCTTCCGAAACATAAAGGGGCGGATTGTCAGAAATATCGATGACCTCTATTCCCGCTTCAGAAGTGCGTTCCCTGATTCTGTTCATCACATCATCACAGGTATATTTAATCGGATACCTGATATTTATCTCAACCGTTCCCTGTTTTTTATCAAAATCTATTACACCTACATTCAATATCAACTTGCCGGAGATTTCATCACGAAGCCCTACCCCTAAAGACTGACCGTAGAACTCCATTCCTATATTTTCTGCAAGGAAAGAAATAA is a genomic window of Koleobacter methoxysyntrophicus containing:
- the trpE gene encoding anthranilate synthase component I, translating into MHKPTYREFLSMAEQGNLIPVYRDYDGDYQTPVDVYERLKGTGFSCYFEKVERGEKNGRFSYICINPVKVFIRGESGKGGTSDPFEDLKDVTERLKPVGYNELPDDYPGIIGFFSYDAVRHIERLPDLNHDDLNIPDAVMIFPGNVIVFDNHLRAIRVISNCLLDGISDSNDMKEAYLKAVRNIDGIITTLKSEAGNGKLQDKRKDKGKFFQPIQFKTNIAREDFEKAVVRAKEYIEAGDAIQIVISRRLEAEIRIDPLRIFKALKEVNPSPYMFFMDFGEVKLIGSSPELLVKVDGNRVTTNPIAGTRPRFNEPGMDREMEKELLADEKERAEHLMLVDLSRNDLGRVSKFGSVNVKRFMEVERFSHVIHLVSEVEGELLENLNCLDALKACFPAGTVSGAPKIRAMEIIEELETNKRGPYAGAVVNLNFRGGMDSCIIIRTIVMKGNKAYIQAGAGIVADSIPEREYEETQKKAEALIRAVKLAEEVEG
- a CDS encoding type II toxin-antitoxin system VapC family toxin, with product MGQIIEQLNNKYLALDANLFIYLMEKNEKYLSPAKTIFEKIQKGQAYGVTSSIIYTEILSKPIQEKNQVLVDTYRVFLSTFPNLTIKNVNKSVSIVAAELRANYKLKTPDAIYLATGIVEKADFFITNDLKLKNVKEK
- a CDS encoding IS1634 family transposase, yielding MYLQIGTSNGRRYLAIVQGYRDPVTKKVRHKTVKSLGYLDELKKQYPDPIAHFKSVAEEMNKKAALEKQPVTISLDPKETLKEKQVNRKNIGYAALSKIYHELGLNTFFYNKSRAFKSKFNTNNIMKLLIFSRILAPASKKKTYEEKDRYFENTDFSLDDIYRCLSQVVTFKDELQLHLHRQMKNKFGRSTELVYYDVTNYYFEIDRQDEMRKKGVSKEHRPDPIIQMGLLMDTKGIPIKYDLFPGNTNDCETLMPVLGRVKKDYEVGRIIIVADKGVNTADNIAFCLAKGDGYIYSQTVRGGNKELKDYVLSESGYRQIGDGYKVKSRIYPREIAVSNSKGGRTKVRIDEKQVVFYSADYDRKAKADREGTIMKARDLVKNPSKYNKATSYGAAKYVKNLVFDPKTGEILTTKQRPVFDEEKLREEEKFDGYYAIVTSEWKMSDEEIIEIYRGLWRIEEAFKVTKSDLEARPVYLSRNDHIQAHFLICFVALVIARLLALLLGNKYSITRIVESLNKASGSRLEENWYVFDYADEITSAITEILGVDLSRKYLRLGDIKKILGATKKT
- a CDS encoding DNA-methyltransferase — protein: MNYKRNGTKTSSFGTPGRINHDSSKFYNSKLYQGLRTPKKNVKCIENQIDPKNLNKIYCKSSEVMDEIPDYSVHLMVTSPPYNVKKEYDEDLSLEEYRSLLRNVFKETYKKLVTGGRACINIANLGRKPYIPLHSYIIEDMLDIGFFMRGEIIWNKASSASPSTAWGSWLSAANPVLRDIHEYILVFCKESFSRKRGTKESTIQKEEFLEWTKSIWTFPAVSAKSVGHPAPFPEELPHRLIQLYTFKGEVVLDPFCGSGTTCLAALKGGRYYIGYDINPDYVELANNRINNSLKQLSLFDEN
- a CDS encoding pyridoxal-phosphate-dependent aminotransferase family protein, which encodes MTKTYGELNPGERVLLGPGPSNVHPRVLKAMATPLVGHLDPDFLEIMNDTMELLREVFQTKNTLTIPMSGTGSAGMETALVNLLEPGDKAVVCINGLFGQRMADIAERCGAQVITVEGEWGRIIEPESVEDALKGSGAKLVAIVHAETSTGVKQPIEEISRIVKNYDALLLVDAVTSLGGVEVKVDEWGIDACYSGTQKCLSCPPGLSPVTFSDRVMEVLRTRKTKVQSWYLDLTMIQNYWGKERFYHHTAPISMIYALRESLRIIHEEGLKNRFKRHITNSNALVAGIEAMGLEMFAQEGHRLPSLNAVKVPEGVDDVKVRKYLLERFNIEIGGGLGDLKGKIWRIGLMGHSSTKNNVFLVLSALESALRAQGFSIRPGAGVAAANEVFSKDL
- the dapA gene encoding 4-hydroxy-tetrahydrodipicolinate synthase, which translates into the protein MDFSGIYPPVVTPFDERGEVSYDRFEENLEKWSRTGLAGFVIFGSNGEYVFLTAEEKLKLIERAAKTVPGGKKIIAGTGCESTRETIALTNAAADAGAAAALVVTPCYYSDKMNKKVLFNHYSMIADNSKIPVLLYNVPKYTGVNMAPDLVAELSKHPNIVGIKDSTGNVAQIGEILNRVEEGFNVLVGTAGALYPALAIGAAGGVLALANIAPAECVDVYNLFKAGRHTEARDIYRRMLPVNTAVTATYGIAGLKAAMDMLGYYGGPPRSPLLPLDDEGKAAVRRILETAGLI